Proteins encoded within one genomic window of Ranitomeya variabilis isolate aRanVar5 chromosome 4, aRanVar5.hap1, whole genome shotgun sequence:
- the CFAP68 gene encoding cilia- and flagella-associated protein 68 isoform X3, giving the protein MDMVEAEGRVMSHFVSNLKANGHGEVWVDIRPETKFRQYGWRCTTQEDAYCHKTLIGNWNQERYDLCKLEQRRPLPSQYAHYYETSYNVDCLRNGGPAERQVFRREPHVFPGHQHELNPPQYRPPQKSCYMIDYGSSYKL; this is encoded by the exons ATGGACATGGTGGAGGCTGAGGGCAGAGT AATGTCGCATTTTGTTTCCAATCTTAAAGCAAACGGCCATGGTGAGGTTTGGGTGGACATCAGACCCGAGACCAAATTCAGGCAGTACGGATGGAGGTGCACAACCCAGGAGGACGCGTACTGCCACAAGACGCTCATCGGGAACTGGAACCAGGAGCGTTATGACCTGTGTAAACTAGAGCAGCGGAGGCCGCTGCCATCCCAG tacgCTCACTACTATGAGACCTCGTATAACGTGGACTGTCTCAGGAATGGTGGTCCTGCAGAGAGACAAG ttttcaggagAGAGCCTCATGTTTTCCCAGGACATCAACACGAACTAAACCCACCACAATACCGACCTCCACAAAAATCCTGCTATATGATCGACTATGGCAGCTCTTATAAACTATAA
- the CFAP68 gene encoding cilia- and flagella-associated protein 68 isoform X5: MSHFVSNLKANGHGEVWVDIRPETKFRQYGWRCTTQEDAYCHKTLIGNWNQERYDLCKLEQRRPLPSQYAHYYETSYNVDCLRNGGPAERQVFRREPHVFPGHQHELNPPQYRPPQKSCYMIDYGSSYKL; encoded by the exons ATGTCGCATTTTGTTTCCAATCTTAAAGCAAACGGCCATGGTGAGGTTTGGGTGGACATCAGACCCGAGACCAAATTCAGGCAGTACGGATGGAGGTGCACAACCCAGGAGGACGCGTACTGCCACAAGACGCTCATCGGGAACTGGAACCAGGAGCGTTATGACCTGTGTAAACTAGAGCAGCGGAGGCCGCTGCCATCCCAG tacgCTCACTACTATGAGACCTCGTATAACGTGGACTGTCTCAGGAATGGTGGTCCTGCAGAGAGACAAG ttttcaggagAGAGCCTCATGTTTTCCCAGGACATCAACACGAACTAAACCCACCACAATACCGACCTCCACAAAAATCCTGCTATATGATCGACTATGGCAGCTCTTATAAACTATAA
- the CFAP68 gene encoding cilia- and flagella-associated protein 68 isoform X4 — protein MGEDPEMSHFVSNLKANGHGEVWVDIRPETKFRQYGWRCTTQEDAYCHKTLIGNWNQERYDLCKLEQRRPLPSQYAHYYETSYNVDCLRNGGPAERQVFRREPHVFPGHQHELNPPQYRPPQKSCYMIDYGSSYKL, from the exons ATGGGGGAGGATCCTGA AATGTCGCATTTTGTTTCCAATCTTAAAGCAAACGGCCATGGTGAGGTTTGGGTGGACATCAGACCCGAGACCAAATTCAGGCAGTACGGATGGAGGTGCACAACCCAGGAGGACGCGTACTGCCACAAGACGCTCATCGGGAACTGGAACCAGGAGCGTTATGACCTGTGTAAACTAGAGCAGCGGAGGCCGCTGCCATCCCAG tacgCTCACTACTATGAGACCTCGTATAACGTGGACTGTCTCAGGAATGGTGGTCCTGCAGAGAGACAAG ttttcaggagAGAGCCTCATGTTTTCCCAGGACATCAACACGAACTAAACCCACCACAATACCGACCTCCACAAAAATCCTGCTATATGATCGACTATGGCAGCTCTTATAAACTATAA
- the CFAP68 gene encoding cilia- and flagella-associated protein 68 isoform X1 — translation MSPRGWWLWGRILSGCSVQYWEECRGWTWWRLRAESNGHGEVWVDIRPETKFRQYGWRCTTQEDAYCHKTLIGNWNQERYDLCKLEQRRPLPSQYAHYYETSYNVDCLRNGGPAERQVFRREPHVFPGHQHELNPPQYRPPQKSCYMIDYGSSYKL, via the exons ATGAGTCCCCGGGGCTGGTGGTTATGGGGGAGGATCCTGAGTGGGTGTAGTGTACAGTACTGGGAGGAGTGCAGAGGATGGACATGGTGGAGGCTGAGGGCAGAGT CAAACGGCCATGGTGAGGTTTGGGTGGACATCAGACCCGAGACCAAATTCAGGCAGTACGGATGGAGGTGCACAACCCAGGAGGACGCGTACTGCCACAAGACGCTCATCGGGAACTGGAACCAGGAGCGTTATGACCTGTGTAAACTAGAGCAGCGGAGGCCGCTGCCATCCCAG tacgCTCACTACTATGAGACCTCGTATAACGTGGACTGTCTCAGGAATGGTGGTCCTGCAGAGAGACAAG ttttcaggagAGAGCCTCATGTTTTCCCAGGACATCAACACGAACTAAACCCACCACAATACCGACCTCCACAAAAATCCTGCTATATGATCGACTATGGCAGCTCTTATAAACTATAA
- the FDXACB1 gene encoding ferredoxin-fold anticodon-binding domain-containing protein 1 → MVSILLVGEGNFSFSASLCDAREDADHITATCYEAEGTVRQQHLSWRNVQHLRSKGAEVHFGVDATKLDEYGFITNHLYDRIIFNFPHCGRKAGVKKNRDLLSNFFHGCTGVLAAKGEIHVALCQGQGGTPADQSKREWHNSWQVVAMAATAGFILTSVVPFEPDNHYGYQSTGYRSQEKSFRVIGALNHVFTRSLPMEKLSALQIIEKFTSVQEPQCIDDEVDGGFLGKTSRHPIGVIYKELVKCFRQKLQVNVLEDTFPLICRHDSCFSRPPYSAAHSRLYFVTPGTEEEGSESSGDFHRMHLCTVEADNNRIAGRHHLRPSLTCFISTISHKSIRRPVPLTVASGLVFRKCLISPQSMPVYHEMLMLLDCREQLQLVTDTMNTAVATIISTETVNSEKIRLGEKEDYIVTVSPADPDRVIGTIKEAPAGVQPKTFIVSLNLDLLAMCLLGIEDWRLLWTEDDRFRAQFHHRDLKPYQPFSLYPPYYIHDVSFWVEEGAVFDDVEFHTVALHMSKGNIMDIQLLDQYKNAETGRTGLCYRLKYQSCDRALSYRSALAMQLQLRDELPRRLHVVLR, encoded by the exons ATGGTTTCCATTCTGTTGGTTGGAGAAGGAAACTTTTCATTTTCAGCTTCTCTCTGTGACGCCAGAGAAGACGCAGATCACATCACCGCCACCTGCTATGAGGCAGAGGGTACGGTCCGTCAGCAGCACCTCTCTTGGAGGAACGTCCAGCACCTTAGAAGTAAAG GAGCCGAGGTTCACTTTGGTGTGGACGCCACAAAACTAGATGAATATGGTTTTATCACTAATCATCTTTACGACAGAATTATCTTCAACTTTCCACATTGCGGCAGGAAGGCAGGAGTCAAGAAGAACAGGGatttgctgtccaatttttttcatGG CTGTACAGGTGTTCTTGCAGCGAAAGGTGAAATCCATGTAGCCTTATGCCAGGGGCAAGGTGGCACTCCTGCTGATCAGTCAAAGAGGGAATGGCATAACAGCTGGCAAGTGGTGGCCATGGCTGCCACGGCCGGGTTCATCCTGACATCAGTGGTCCCGTTTGAGCCTGATAATCATTACGGCTACCAGAGCACCGGGTACAG GAGCCAGGAGAAATCATTCCGTGTTATCGGAGCGTTGAACCACGTTTTTACCAGAAGTTTACCGATGGAGAAATTATCAGCTTTGCAAATAATCGAGAAGTTCACTTCTGTCCAGGAACCGCAGTGCATTGATGATGAAGTTGATGG GGGTTTCTTAGGTAAAACATCTCGTCACCCCATTGGTGTAATCTATAAAGAGCTGGTGAAGTGTTTTCGTCAGAAGCTTCAGGTGAACGTCTTGGAAGACACATTTCCTTTAATTTGTCGCCACGACTCTTGTTTTTCTCGTCCCCCGTATTCAGCGGCGCACTCCAGACTTTACTttgtgactcctggtacagaggaggaaGGATCGGAGAGTTCGGGTGATTTCCACAGGATGCATTTATGTACCGTTGAGGCGGATAATAATCGGATAGCAGGGCGCCATCATCTGAGACCGTCGCTGACGTGTTTTATCAGCACCATTTCTCATAAATCCATCCGCAGACCAGTTCCTCTGACCGTCGCGAGCGGCCTTGTCTTTAGGAAGTGTCTGATCTCTCCGCAGTCCATGCCGGTTTATCATGAGATGCTCATGTTGTTGGATTGCCGAGAACAGCTCCAACTGGTGACGGACACCATGAACACAGCGGTGGCGACCATCATATCGACGGAAACTGTGAACAGTGAGAAAATAAGACTCGGCGAAAAAGAAGATTATATTGTCACCGTGTCACCTGCTGATCCCGACCGGGTGATAGGGACGATCAAAGAAGCCCCCGCCGGAGTTCAACCCAAAACGTTCATAGTGTCCCTGAATTTAGATTTACTCGCCATGTGTCTGCTCGGGATTGAGGACTGGCGACTGCTTTGGACAGAGGATGACAGATTCAGAGCCCAGTTCCATCATCGTGACCTAAAGCCTTACCAGCCCTTCTCCCTCTATCCCCCCTATTATATCCACGATGTTAGTTTTTGGGTGGAGGAGGGCGCCGTATTCGATGACGTGGAGTTTCACACCGTAGCGCTGCATATGTCAAAGGGAAACATCATGGATATTCAGCTTCTGGACCAGTATAAAAATGCTGAAACTGGGAGAACTGGTCTGTGTTACCGGCTGAAGTATCAGTCCTGTGACCGAGCTCTGAGTTACAGATCGGCGCTggcgatgcagctgcagcttcgggATGAGCTGCCGAGGCGTTTACACGTCGTACTCCGATAG
- the LOC143764337 gene encoding alpha-crystallin B chain: MDVTIQHPWFRRQFFSFFGPNRIFEQSFGDHLQESELFPTALSPFFFKYPFLRLPSWIESGFSEMRMEKDKFSVNLDVKHFSPEELKVKVMGDFIEIHGKHEERPDEHGYVSRDFQRRYKIPVDVDPLSVTSSLSSDGVLTVTGPRKLADVPERSIPITREEKVAIGAAPKK; encoded by the exons ATGGATGTGACAATCCAACATCCCTGGTTTCGCCGTCAATTTTTCTCCTTCTTTGGACCAAACAGGATCTTTGAACAGAGTTTTGGAGATCACCTTCAGGAGTCCGAACTCTTTCCCACTGCGCTGTCACCTTTCTTCTTCAAATATCCTTTCCTTAGACTTCCATCCTGGATAGAAAGCGGCTTCTCGGAG ATGAGAATGGAAAAGGACAAGTTTTCTGTTAACCTCGATGTGAAACATTTCTCCCCAGAAGAGCTGAAAGTTAAAGTGATGGGAGATTTCATTGAAATCCATGGAAAGCATGAGGAGCGTCCG GATGAACACGGCTATGTTTCCAGAGACTTCCAGCGTAGATATAAAATCCCTGTGGATGTTGATCCTCTCTCCGTAACCTCATCCTTGTCCTCAGATGGAGTCCTGACCGTAACTGGACCAAGAAAACTGGCTGACGTTCCTGAGCGCTCCATCCCCATCACCCGTGAAGAGAAGGTGGCCATCGGTGCCGCTCCCAAAAAGTAG
- the CFAP68 gene encoding cilia- and flagella-associated protein 68 isoform X2: MTSRSVTKQRSNITGVVLSNRHSANGHGEVWVDIRPETKFRQYGWRCTTQEDAYCHKTLIGNWNQERYDLCKLEQRRPLPSQYAHYYETSYNVDCLRNGGPAERQVFRREPHVFPGHQHELNPPQYRPPQKSCYMIDYGSSYKL, encoded by the exons atgacgtcacggtctgttACTAAGCAACGCAGCAACATAACCGGAGTTGTACTCTCCAACCGACACTCGG CAAACGGCCATGGTGAGGTTTGGGTGGACATCAGACCCGAGACCAAATTCAGGCAGTACGGATGGAGGTGCACAACCCAGGAGGACGCGTACTGCCACAAGACGCTCATCGGGAACTGGAACCAGGAGCGTTATGACCTGTGTAAACTAGAGCAGCGGAGGCCGCTGCCATCCCAG tacgCTCACTACTATGAGACCTCGTATAACGTGGACTGTCTCAGGAATGGTGGTCCTGCAGAGAGACAAG ttttcaggagAGAGCCTCATGTTTTCCCAGGACATCAACACGAACTAAACCCACCACAATACCGACCTCCACAAAAATCCTGCTATATGATCGACTATGGCAGCTCTTATAAACTATAA